In Peromyscus maniculatus bairdii isolate BWxNUB_F1_BW_parent chromosome 21, HU_Pman_BW_mat_3.1, whole genome shotgun sequence, one DNA window encodes the following:
- the C21H6orf15 gene encoding uncharacterized protein C6orf15 homolog, translating to MQGLAGGSRAPLGLLLICLYLPGLFARSIEAPEEKVSLHSGKPSFTSLFNSGQPQPKPDPVNNELPRVLPRLPESPEDGTLPEGESEMPSQPPIWGWSPMDYWLSEDPQQGMEAAAEDYPEQVRPDVLPYFSSAYEASGPEDSEPTQLPGSSSLTTEAEAFAQHPFWFFIRRLLPGLPWGILSPSGSWGGGGAGTGWGRRPMPYPSGIWGSNSQLSGTSLGVNGRHPVASWGTNSPYPAGSWGGNGPYPAGSWGGNGPYPAGSWGGNRPYPPAGSWGGNRPYPAGSWGTSCRYPAGSWGPNCRNPAGSWRPNGRNPLPPGVRPPGRNPLPPGVRPPGRNPLPPGVRPHPGRNPLPPRVRPPGRNPLPPGARSPGSSGSLPNLSLQ from the exons ATGCAGGGCCTCGCAGGTGGGAGCCGGGCTCCCCTGGGCCTGCTCCTGATCTGTCTGTATCTGCCAG gCCTCTTTGCACGTAGCATTGAGGCACCAGAGGAGAAAGTCTCCCTACATTCGGGAAAACCTTCCTTCACCAGCCTCTTCAACTCCGGACAGCCTCAGCCCAAGCCAGACCCTGTGAATAATGAATTACCAAGGGTTCTTCCCAGGCTTCCCGAATCCCCAGAAGATGGCACTCTACCTGAGGGAGAATCAGAGATGCCCAGCCAGCCTCCCATCTGGGGGTGGTCCCCCATGGACTACTGGCTCTCCGAGGACCCTCAGCAAGGGATGGAGGCTGCTGCCGAGGACTACCCGGAGCAAGTGCGGCCAGATGTCCTGCCATACTTTTCCTCTGCATACGAGGCTTCCGGCCCCGAGGACTCAGAGCCTACACAGCTGCCTGGCTCCAGTTCACTGACAACTGAGGCAGAAGCCTTTGCCCAGCACCCATTCTGGTTTTTCATCCGCAGGTTATTGCCTGGTTTACCCTGGGGGATCCTAAGTCCCAGTGGAtcttggggaggtggaggggcagGAACTGGGTGGGGGAGAAGGCCCATGCCTTACCCTTCTGGAATATGGGGTAGCAATAGTCAATTATCAGGTACCAGCTTGGGGGTTAATGGTCGGCACCCAGTAGCCAGTTGGGGGACCAATAGTCCGTATCCTGCAGGCAGCTGGGGGGGTAATGGTCCGTATCCTGCAGGCAGCTGGGGGGGTAATGGTCCGTATCCTGCAGGCAGCTGGGGGGGTAATCGTCCCTATCC TCCTGCAGGCAGCTGGGGGGGTAATCGTCCCTATCCTGCAGGAAGCTGGGGGACCAGTTGTCGGTATCCAGCAGGCAGCTGGGGGCCCAACTGTCGGAATCCAGCAGGTAGCTGGAGGCCCAATGGTCGGAATCCGCTTCCTCCAGGAGTCCGCCCTCCTGGTCGGAATCCGCTTCCTCCAGGAGTCCGCCCTCCTGGTCGGAATCCGCTTCCTCCGGGAGTCCGACCTCATCCTGGTCGGAATCCGCTTCCACCCCGAGTCCGCCCTCCTGGTCGGAATCCGCTTCCTCCCGGGGCCCGATCTCCTGGCTCTTCTGGGAGCCTCCCAAACCTCAGTTTGCAGTGA
- the Cdsn gene encoding corneodesmosin: MSSSRAPGMGRVGGHGLMALLLASLILPGTLAKSIGTLSDPCKDPRRITSPNDPCLIGKAASKSIGGQGGSSSSQGSSLGSVIFKPGTGSSQISFSSGSGSSQSGSSGSQSGSSGSQSGSSGSQSGSSNYHSGSSGSQTGSSSSRWVSSSSHSSSSQSGSSGSSREGPGNGSALPTDDNSSRQSSGTFQSGGSYTSHSSVVSSGISNQRPCSSNVPDSPCSGGPVITHSGPYISSSHTVSGGQRPVVVVVEQHGSGGPGGFQGMPCSNGGPAGKPCPPITSVQKPYGGYEVVGGSANSYLAPGMTYSGGKIYPVGYFTKDNPVRGSPGAPSFAAGPPVSEGKYFSSNPIIPSYSSSSANAYPSSGVVFQPVGTGGVQPCGTGSKGPCSGTRIQITSSSSSTSFQPCGGASQGPCSPPGTGSIGGGSSSLSTGKIVLQPCGSKSSSPGYPCLSVSSSTLNGSPQLVPSVVAKPCGLNSPGRVPCRSIRDILAQVKPLGPQLADPEVFLPQGEPLDKP, from the exons ATGAGCTCCTCTCGGGCACCCGGGATGGGGCGTGTGGGAGGGCACGGGCTGATGGCATTGCTGCTGGCCAGTCTCATTCTACCAG GAACCTTGGCCAAGAGCATTGGGACCCTCTCAGACCCCTGTAAGGACCCCAGGAGGATCACCTCCCCCAACGACCCTTGTCTCATTGGAAAGGCTGCCTCCAAGAGCATCGGCGGCCAAGGTGGATCCAGCAGCTCCCAGGGAAGTTCTTTAGGATCTGTGATATTCAAACCAGGAACAGGGTCGTCCCAGATCAGCTTTTCCTCTGGGTCTGGCTCctcccagtcaggaagcagcggatcgcagtcaggaagcagcggATCGCAGTCCGGAAGCAGCGGATCACAGTCCGGAAGCAGCAACTACCATTCTGGAAGCAGCGGCTCTCAGACAGGAAGCAGCAGTTCCCGATGGGTAAGCAGCAGTTCCCACAGCAGCAGCTCTCAATCCGGAAGCTCAGGAAGCAGCCGGGAGGGACCAGGGAACGGCTCTGCTCTACCGACCGATGACAACTCTTCCAGGCAGTCATCAGGCACCTTCCAGTCTGGAGGCTCTTACACTTCCCACAGCTCTGTGGTGTCTAGCGGCATCTCCAACCAGAGGCCCTGTAGCTCCAACGTGCCCGACTCTCCCTGCAGTGGGGGGCCTGTCATCACGCACTCGGGGCCCTACATCTCCAGCTCCCACACCGTGTCCGGCGGGCAGAGGcctgtagtggtggtggtggaacaaCACGGCTCGGGTGGCCCCGGAGGGTTCCAAGGCATGCCCTGCAGCAACGGTGGCCCAGCAGGCAAGCCCTGTCCTCCCATCACCTCTGTCCAGAAACCCTACGGCGGCTACGAGGTGGTGGGGGGCTCTGCCAACAGCTACCTGGCCCCAGGCATGACCTACAGTGGCGGTAAAATCTACCCTGTGGGCTACTTCACCAAGGACAACCCCGTCAGGGGCTCGCCAGGGGCCCCCTCCTTTGCAGCTGGGCCCCCAGTCTCTGAGGGGAAGTACTTCTCCAGCAACCCCATCATCCCCAGCTACAGCTCTTCCAGTGCCAACGCCTACCCATCCTCGGGCGTCGTGTTCCAGCCCGTGGGCACCGGCGGGGTCCAGCCCTGTGGCACGGGTTCTAAGGGGCCTTGCTCGGGAACAAGAATCCAGATCACCTCCAGCAGCTCCAGCACCTCCTTCCAACCCTGTGGCGGTGCTTCCCAGGGGCCCTGCTCCCCACCAGGCACCGGCTCCATCGGCGGGGGAAGCTCCTCCCTCTCCACCGGCAAAATCGTCCTCCAGCCCTGCGGCAGCAAGTCTAGCTCTCCCGGCTACCCctgcctttctgtttcctcctccacGCTGAATGGCTCTCCTCAGCTGGTCCCCTCCGTGGTGGCCAAGCCCTGTGGCCTCAACAGCCCTGGAAGGGTGCCCTGCCGTTCCATCCGGGACATTCTGGCCCAAGTGAAGCCTCTGGGGCCCCAGTTAGCAGATCCTGAAGTTTTTCTGCCTCAGGGAGAGCCACTTGACAAGCcttaa